From the genome of Etheostoma spectabile isolate EspeVRDwgs_2016 unplaced genomic scaffold, UIUC_Espe_1.0 scaffold00000296, whole genome shotgun sequence, one region includes:
- the LOC116674448 gene encoding uncharacterized protein LOC116674448 yields MVDNQKGDATRNYGPQPDFHGLRVRDDEGEGLLCSQNSERDIVNMVLANNAITLNQLQANIVNNHVGFNNIHQVSTSTLARILIKNHIQMKQIYRVPFERNSERVKRLRHDYAERVLQMDGEEIQHEFIYVDEAGFNLTRTRRRGRNIIGHRAIVNVPGQRGGNRTLCAAITQNGVLHRHAHMGPYNTALILTFLDQLHNITAADQIDHMQYIVVWDNVSFHRSALVQNWFQQHPHFTVQYLPPYSPFLNPIEEFFSAWRWKVYDLRLQAEVPLIQAMEEACDQMEVAAIQGWIRHSRRFFPRCLANDNIACDVDEILWPDPARRRDNV; encoded by the exons GATTGAGGGTCAGGGACGACGAGGGGGAAGGCCTCCTATGTTCACAGAACAGCGAGAGGGACATAGTAAACATGGTTTTGGCCAACAATGCTATAACCCTCAATCAGCTCCAAGCTAACATTGTCAATAACCACGTCGGTTTCAACAATATCCATCAGGTCTCAACATCAACACTGGCACGCATCCTAATAAAAAACCATATtcaaatgaagcaaatttaTCGAGTGCCTTTCGAGCGCAATTCCGAAAGGGTGAAACGACTGCGGCATGATTATGCAGAG AGAGTTTTACAAATGGATGGAGAGGAGATCCAGCATGAGTTCATTTACGTAGATGAGGCTGGGTTCAACCTGACGAGAACACGAAGGAGGGGAAGAAACATCATTGGCCACAGGGCTATAGTCAATGTCCCAGGGCAACGTGGGGGTAATAGAACACTCTGTGCAGCCATTACACAGAATGGGGTCCTCCACCGCCATGCCCATATGGGCCCTTACAACACAGCACTCATACTTACATTCTTGGACCAATTGCACAACATAACAGCAGCAGATCAAATCGATCATATGCAATACATTGTTGTCTGGGACAATGTCTCTTTTCACCGCTCTGCTCTGGTTCAGAACTGGTTTCAGCAACATCCACATTTCACCGTACAATATCTTCCACCATACTCTCCATTTCTCAACCCTATAGAAGAGTTTTTCTCGGCATGGCGGTGGAAGGTATATGATCTCCGTCTCCAGGCTGAGGTACCCCTCATCCAAGCCATGGAGGAGGCCTGTGACCAGATGGAGGTAGCAGCAATACAAGGATGGATTCGTCATTCAAGACGTTTCTTTCCAAGGTGTCTTGCTAATGACAACATTGCCTGCGATGTTGATGAAATTCTCTGGCCAGATCCAGCTAGGCGAAGAGACAATgtctag